The following is a genomic window from Primulina eburnea isolate SZY01 unplaced genomic scaffold, ASM2296580v1 ctg3_ERROPOS3189059+, whole genome shotgun sequence.
gatatgatgtactttttttttaataatatataacttatcatattgagttcaagcccaccccaactcttattcctggatccgtccctgaatgcgcgcatatgcatgagaattccagtagcattggcgcatatgcgcggaaagagtggcgcatatgcgcgacatgtacagtagccttggcgcatatgcgcgagagtagtggcgcatatgcgcggagcgtccagaaccattggcgcatatgcgcgagtttagtggcgcatatgcgcgagtgctaaatttgccgagacagtaggttcggcgcatatgcgcgagtaatgccgcgcatatgcgcgagacgtgtaatgcaaaggattagccatgtgttcgaaacatgcaaagtatatatacaaTTTGCCTCGAttatttcttcatttcagcAGAAAGGCTCGAGAATTCATAGGAGAGAAGCTTCATTTCTTAGactttataattgtgattttgcaagatttagcaatccaaattcaaatccgacttcggttttgaactcctctccgtATTAGCTACGAGGTGATGTatttttctttcagtttcaacatgatttgagatatggtgattggggaaattgtgaattacactagattatgtattcttgtgatgattatgaatatatattcgtaaccggatcgaagaacggatgtcatatgcaattgttacgatttttatagcatgtttagaactaaatatgcagattttgggtactatgacatgtttaggatgatgattatgagttgatgagtttagattgataatgtgttgatatctgttgagaatttgattgaccggtatcgagaattacgtcgttatgccgtcgaaatgaattgagatcacgtagtgacttggatatatgttgatttagattagaaattgatagagtgcgtatccacatttccatttcagatttgtattggcgaccgtgacagcgattctacgacgaaaggtatagtacatgttttgtttggggaattacgactcaaatgagatcacatttgagtttcccaaccaaaatcacatacttgttttattgttcataccttgatatgattatgattgttatagatttgtttatagaacttgtattcaaatcttgctatgctttgtgtacagatcgtgtagcattgcattatgcttgtttacagattatgtattcatgcattaagatagggcagtctggagatcaggcagactactagatgttcggcgatatctcagcttaggggaagatcaccgcccctattgtagacgcggatacagatcaggccgaagtctaggaataagacgtacagcacctcgattggtagggtaggtgacagccagtgacgtcttattcacaacgggatccctagagttctagtcgagtcgagtctagacatgattagattcacattgcatgattttatatgaatgacattcatattagcatgtttcatgtttagattgtttatatgcatgttacatgtttatactgggatttgttctcaccggttttccggctgttgttatgtctgtatgtgtgcataacaacaggtggggcaggatctgggtcgcgacagagatgagcgatggacatagcgtggtgatctcgggcgcagcagaggactagtggttcttttggctAGACTTATACTACcgttgtttatagatggtactggacactagttgtaagaacaagacttgtattttatatttgtatattatgctaatgtaataaaatagagacatgttttatgcctagttagtaacatttgattgaatgttaaaaagcgaaaatttgacccacattttatattaatgatccatttaatccccagaaaaagaattagagcccgggtccccacacaataTTTGGTTGGGTTGTGGTGCAATACTAGGAATTGAACAAGAGTTTTGTTTTTGTGTTACTGCTGAAATAGGTTTGGCTTCCATTGGACCTTCTCAGCATCTGCTCACTTGATAGTGCTAAAATGGTGAGCCATTTAATTTGGAGttgctattttttttattatttattgtatttagtgaactaattattttatttggaaaTTTTGTGTAACTATAGGGCAAAACATATGTTGTGTTTGTTGGACGCAATCCCGGAGTATATACTTCTTGGGAAGAAACGCATATGCAAGTTACCAGATTTAGTGGAGCTGTACACAAGTCTTATAAAACTAATGAAGAAGCAATAGCAGCATTTACGGCATACAAGGAAAAACAATCTTGTTCGAGTTCAAGGTCCGCTTCAGCTCCCGCTTCAGCTTCCGCTTCAACGCCCGCTTCAGCTTCCGCTTCAAGTTCTACTACAGCTTCAAGTTGCACCACATCTGCCGACCAATATGAGAAACTAGCTAAACTAATAGATGTCCAAGTAGAATTAGCACGTGATCAACGGGAGCAATGCTTGAAGGCTGCACAAATATTTGAAGAGATAGAACGACAATTGAAATCTCTTCGTGTTAAAGAAGATTGGAAGTAGTCTTTTTATTATTACAATGAATCTTTTTTAATTGTTTAGTTTTGTCATGTAAGATAAGTGGATTAATTACTTTGTTCTCAATAAAGTTTTTAGTAATAAGAACAAGTTTGCTATGcatttataatatttatgataGTATTTAGTAGTTTTTGTAGATTGCTATGGATTTATAGTGCTGAAACAAAAAACGCAGAATAAATGCCTGATTCCCCAATAAACACAATGCTGATTGGAAGTAGAAAAACATAGAGTAAAATATACTTGAGAAGCAAAGCTTGATTTCCCAAAATACAATATCATTTGTCTAAATAGTGTCTGGTCCCAAAATACAATATCATTTCTCCAGCATTTCATTACAAAAGCATTACCAAACTAGAACAGATGTGATAAATTTGCATTAACCCAATTATGCAGTTGATTGTCTTCAAATTCAGATGTCAATGATGGTGGGACATTTGGATTTTGTAGTTGTTGGATATGATCTACTTCTTGGCTATTCATACATTGAGAAGCTTGTGAGCTTTGTCCTTTTCTTTTGCCACATCCTGCATCTACAACACACAATGACAAAAAGTTATGAAAGATTGAAATAACAATTAGCAATTAACAAAAGAAATCACAACTTACTTGAACTGTcaacttttccttttccttttcttttcttacttttaCCATCCCAATGACGTTGTATGTTTTTATTTGTAATTCCTCTTGACTTGACTTGAGGAGGATTACGTACAACCATTTCATCTACCATGTTTTCTTCAAGAATGCCATTGTCATCCAACTTAAGTTTTTCGAATAACTCATCTATTTGTTCTCTCGCACCTTCAACAATTTCTACCAATTTCTTGCGTGCATCTCCATTAGATTTACATCGCATGGTAAGAGTATATGTCGATCTCATAAGTTGGTTTACAAAAACCATCTCAGATTCCTGGCCACTTCCACTTTTTTGCTGAAAAAAATCATCCACGACAACTCTATTTTTTGCATTTTTCATCCAGCGCTTCTTCAAGTACGGTGTGGGAATATAATTCACATTCAAAAAATTAAAGACCATCAAAatgtgtttgcacaatattcCCATTGACTCGAATTTCTGACAACTGCATTTTACTTCAGCAGTCTCCTTATTAAATAACACGTGTCGAACCCTTGAGTTCACATCATGAGATTTTACTTTAAACTCTAGGGAAAGCGCACTGAAATCCAAAGGCATCTCAATAAATCGCATATTCAAAGAATTAATAAACTCTAACTCGAATAGCTTGTACACGGTGAGTGTATAAACATCAGCTGCAAAATTCAACATTGGATTGTTTTTCAACATTGTCGGGGATTTCTTGTGATGACAACGCGTATCTTCGGCCTTCTCTTTCTCTCACCAACTTTGTTGGATTTTTTCGTAATTAACCACAAAATCATACAATGAAATTGCACTGTTACCTGATCTCTTCAACACAGCATTTGTCACCTCGCTTCTAGAAGTTGCCAGTAGCCCTGCACTAAACTTGTGATTGCTAAATGCAGTAGCCCATTTGTATCTCAACGTATACATGCCATTTAACCATTTGTGGCCACTGAGATTGTATTCATCAATCATAATACTCCATGTGGATTCAAATTCTTCTTCAGATTCACAATGAGTCATGCATTTATTCCACaatattttaaaacttgaaTCACCATTCAAACTACCTAAATGTGATGGAGCATTTTGATTGATGTGCCATTGACATAACCGATGTTGTGAATGTGGAAAAATTGTTTCAATTGCATTCATCATTGCTTGGCATTGATCTGTAAAAATTGTTTCAGGTTGTTTCCCATTCATAGAATCAAGAAAGGTTTTGAACAACCATTCAAATGAACTCTCAGTTTCATCTGACATAAATGCCAAGCCGAACATTATATTTTGTCTGTGATGATTAATTCCAACGAAAGGAGCACATATCAAATTGTACCGATTGGTTCGATAAGTTGTGTCAACTGATAATATATCACCAAAAAACTCATAATCAGCTTGACATCTGGAATCCCTAAGGAAGAAGTTCATGACTCTATTGTCATCATCTAATTGCACATTCCAATAAAAATTTGACTCTTTATTCGACTTGTTTATAAAATGATGAAGCAATGTAGAAGCATCTCCATTCTCAACTTTCGTTTGTTTTTTCATGCGTCCAAGATAATCATAAGCATCTTTTCGAATAAAGCTCAAATTTTGTGGTCCTTGTGCTTCATTTTCCATATAAGAGACGGCATTAGACACTGTTATCCCAGAATTTACCATGGACTCCAAAATCGATTTTTGAGCATATGAAATATTGCGTGATGATCTCAACAAATGTCTTTGATCAGCCGCAAGCATTTCATGATTATGTTTTGTGACAAATCTACCGACCGTCCATTCTCCACCACGTTGCCTAGTTATTCTGAGCTTTGCTTTACATTTACTTCGACTTGTTGGCTTCAAGTAAACAGGTATTTGTGCATTAGAACGTTTTTCATCTTTACTACCCTCACAAGAACATTCAAACTCTTTAGCTTGAAGTTCGTTAGTGCCAGGAAAGTAACGTTGATCACCTCTTTTAACACTAAAACCTTTTGCATGAGCATAATTACAATATAGTATATAAGCATCTTCAACACTTTTCACTACTTCACCAACAAATAGTCTACTCTCCAATTGATCTACAATAAAATTTGTAGATAGTACCTCAACATCTCTATGAACCACATATTCCAAATTTGAAACTCCAACCTCTTCAATATTATCTACCACAAAATGTATAAGAACAAAAAATCAGTTTGGATAGTATTTGGTTATATTCTAAAAGAAAATTTATAACCATGGGAAAATATTACAAGAGTCAATATATCTACCATCGCAATTCAGATCCATTCGTCGTGTTTCAGGTCTCGGTTCAGTCAATGGGATGTACGTAGATGTGTAGCAACCACAGATGGGCCAGGATTAATCTTGTGATCAACTCAGGAACAACAATACCCCAGGAACAACAGTAACTTCATCCAACGAAAGGAAAAACAGTAACTTCATCCAAATCAGAAAAAATAGGTTAGTTTTTCAATCATTTAATCCAAATTATAATATAAACTTATAGTTAACATCTG
Proteins encoded in this region:
- the LOC140821082 gene encoding protein FAR1-RELATED SEQUENCE 5-like, with translation MDLNCDDNIEEVGVSNLEYVVHRDVEVLSTNFIVDQLESRLFVGEVVKSVEDAYILYCNYAHAKGFSVKRGDQRYFPGTNELQAKEFECSCEGSKDEKRSNAQIPVYLKPTSRSKCKAKLRITRQRGGEWTVGRFVTKHNHEMLAADQRHLLRSSRNISYAQKSILESMVNSGITVSNAVSYMENEAQGPQNLSFIRKDAYDYLGRMKKQTKVENGDASTLLHHFINKSNKESNFYWNVQLDDDNRVMNFFLRDSRCQADYEFFGDILSVDTTYRTNRYNLICAPFVGINHHRQNIMFGLAFMSDETESSFEWLFKTFLDSMNGKQPETIFTDQCQAMMNAIETIFPHSQHRLCQWHINQNAPSHLGSLNGDSSFKILWNKCMTHCESEEEFESTWSIMIDEYNLSGHKWLNGMYTLRYKWATAFSNHKFSAGLLATSRSEVTNAVLKRSADVYTLTVYKLFELEFINSLNMRFIEMPLDFSALSLEFKVKSHDVNSRVRHVLFNKETAEVKCSCQKFESMGILCKHILMVFNFLNVNYIPTPYLKKRWMKNAKNRVVVDDFFQQKSGSGQESEMVFVNQLMRSTYTLTMRCKSNGDARKKLVEIVEGAREQIDELFEKLKLDDNGILEENMVDEMVVRNPPQVKSRGITNKNIQRHWDGKSKKRKGKGKVDSSNAGCGKRKGQSSQASQCMNSQEVDHIQQLQNPNVPPSLTSEFEDNQLHNWVNANLSHLF